DNA from Gallus gallus isolate bGalGal1 unplaced genomic scaffold, bGalGal1.mat.broiler.GRCg7b scaffold_70, whole genome shotgun sequence:
gggcattggggacctgctgggggcattggggacctgctgggggctgcggggtcaCAGTGGGGGCTTTGGGGATGCAGTGGGGTCCTTGGGGTTGAGGAGGGGTCCTTGGGGTTGAGGTGGGGGCTTTGGGGATGCAGTGGGGTCCTTGGGGTTGAGGTGGGGTCCTCGGGGTtcagctgggggctgtggggtcacggTGGGGGCCTTGGGGTCGTGGTGTGGTCCTTGGGGTCGCAGTAGGGACACAGTGGGGTCCTTGGGGTTCAGGTGGGGTTTTTGGGGACCTCGTGGGGTCCTCAGGGACACAGTGGGGTCCTTGGGGTTGTGGTGGGGTCCTTGGGGATGCAGTCGGGTCCTTAGGGTCGCGGTGGGGTCATTGGGGacctgctgggggctgtggggacacagtggggtcTTTGGGGTTGAGGTGGGGGCTTTGGGGATGCAGTGGGGTCCTTGGGGTCGTGGTGGGGTCCTTGGGGTCGTGGTGGGGTCCTTGGGGACCTGGTGGGGTCCTTGGGGTCGCGgtgggggcacagtggggtccTTGGGGTTGAGGTGGGGTCCTCGGGTACCtgttggggtccctatggggtccttgtTGTGTTCCCGGATCCCTATGAGGTCCTTGTTGTGTTTCTGTATCCCTatggggggcttatggggtccttgtTTTGTCCCtgtatccctatggggtccttgtTGTGTCCCTATTgccctgtggggtccctatggggtccttgtTGTGATCCCctatccctatggggtccttgtTGTGTCCATATATTCCTATGGgagggcttatggggtccttgtTGTGTTCCCGGATCCCTATGggggacttatggggtccttGTTCTGTTCCTGTATCCCTATGaggggcttatggggtccttgtTGTATTCCCGTATCCCTatggggggcttatggggtccttgtTGTGTCCCCGTAGCCCTATGAGGTCCTTTTTGTGTCCCTATAGCCCTGcggggtccctttggggtccttCTTGCAGCCCCATATCCCTTTGGGGTCCTTCTTGCAGCCCCATATGTACCTGTGGGGGCatagggtccctatggggtcctccTATGCCTGCCGtgcccctatggggtccccccgttgcccccccagagccccacGGCTGCAGCGGAGGTGACCCCGGAAGTGACCCCGGAAGTGCCATCTCTGGGggccgcccccccctcccccccccgcagTGAGGCCGGGGGGTTCAGcgccccccaggacccccccgcGGCCCCCCAGGAGCTCAGGTGAGTTGGagggagggggttgggggggggggacatcccaaatgaccccaaacgaCCCCAAacgaccccaaatgaccccaatgtgccccccccccccccccccccccccaatctcccctcccccctccaggAGCACCGCGGAGCTGCAGCGCCGCCTGGCGGCCACCGAGGCTGAGTgagttatggggggggggatttggggccgtgggggggatttggggccgtgggggggatttggggccgTGGGGGGATGGGGAACATTGGGAGTGGAGGTTTGGGGGACGCGGGGGGCGGATTTGGGGACACcgggggggtttggggggcacagcgggggttgggggtgggggggaggggggttgggATGCAATGAGGGGACGCAATGGGGCCCATGGGGATgttggggatggggtgggggggggcacagtggggtctTTGGGGACATCGTGGAGCCCTGGGGGACGTGGGAGGGACACAGTGGGGTCTTTGGGGATGCGGTGGGGCCACAGCGGGGTCTTTGGGGCTGCAATGGGGTCCTTGGGGTCGCggtggggacacagtggggtcCTTGGGGTTGAGGTGGGGTCTTTGGGGTTGAGGTGGGGTCTTTGGGGATGCCGTGTGGACACagtggggtctttggggtcctggtggggtctttggggtcctggtggggCTGCggtggggacacagtggggtcCTTGGGGTTAAGGTGGGGTCcttggggctgcagtggggtcCTTGGGGTTGAGGTGGGGTCTTTGGGGATGCAGTGGGTCCTTGGGGACCTggtggggtctttggggtcaTGGTGGGGACACCGTGGGGTCCTTGGGGTTGAGGTGGGGTCTTTGGGGATGcactggggacacagtggggtcTTTGGGGTTGAGATGGGGTCCTTGGGGATCTggtgggggtctttggggtcccggtggggacacagtggggtcTTTGGGGTTGAGGTGGGGTCcttggggctgcagtggggtcCTTGGGGTCGCAGTGGGGTCGcagtggggacacagtggggtcCTTGGGGTTAAGGTGGGGTCCTTGGGGTTGAGGTGGGGTCTTTGGGGATGCAGTGGGGCCCTTGGGGACCTGGTGGGGTCCTTGGGGTCACGGTGGGGACACCGTGGGGTCTTTGGGGTTGAGATGGGGTTCTTGGGGATCTggtgggggtctttggggtcctggtggggTCACAGTGGGGTCCTTGGGGTTGAGGTGGGGTCcttggggctgcagtggggtctcttgggatgcagtgggaacacagtggggtctttggggtcgCAGTGGGAACACTGTGGGGTGTTTGGGGTTAAGGTGGGGTCCTCGGGTACCTGTTGGGGCCcttggggctgcagtggggaccTTGGGGTTGAGGTTGGGTCTTTGGGGATGCAGTGTGGACACAGTGGGGTCTTTGGGGTTGAGGTGGGGTCTTTGGGGATGCAGTGGGGTCTTTGGGGACCTGGTGGGGTCCTTGGGGTCACggtggggacaccatggggtcCTCGGGTACCTGTTGGGGCCcttggggctgcagtggggcccATGGGGCTGCAATGGGGCCGTGCTGCCGTGGTCCCCAGGCTGGTGGCGGCGCGGCAGGCGCAGGAGGCGGCGGAGCTGCGGGCCCAGGAAGCAGCGCGGGAGgcggagctgcagctgcaggcactgagacggcagctggaggtgggggggggggacagtaaggggtgatggggggtgaggagggtggggggtgaggaggggggtgggggggagaggggtgggggggtgaggaggggggatgggaggaaggaagggggggggaggagggggggtgggggggggaggaggggggtgggggctgggggggtgaagggggggggagggagggggggggtgaggagggggggaggggggggcggggggtgatggaaggggatgggggaaggggagcgGATGGTGGGGTGATGGGATGTGGGGGTGGAGGGCTgatggggggtgaggggaggaggggggggaacGATggtgggggtgatgggggggtggcagaaggggggaggggaggggggaatgcGAGGGGGTGAgaggatggggggaggggggggtaagaggtgggggtgatgggggcagcgggggggggatgggggaaggggagcaGATGGTGGGGTGATGTGTGTGGGGGTGgaggggtgatgggggggggaggggggggaacgatggtgggggtgatggggggtggcagaagggggaggggaggggggattCCAGGGGGTGAGAGCTTTGGGGGGGGTAAGAGGtggggggggtgatggggggtggcagaagggggaggggagggggggatgcgAGGGAGTgagaggatggggggggggtaagaggtgagggggggggtgatggggggcagcggggggggatgggggccgGGGGGGTGACGGCGGTCCCTGCTGCCCGCTGCCAGCAGGACAAGGCGCAGGTGAAGGCGCAGGTGACATcgctgctgggagagctgcaggagagccAGAGCCGGCTGGAGAGCAGCCGCAGGGAGAGGGGGGAGCTCGAGATGAGGTGAGGGCTGGGGGGCTCCGGGGGGGGGGAACagtgggggcgggggggagggctggggggcaccggggggggAGCAATGAGGGCGGGGCCCCTGGCTGACCCCCctgggtgccattgggtgccccGGGGTGCCATTGTCTGACCCCCCTTGACCCCATTGGGTGCTACAGGGTGCCCCTGACCCCATTGGGTACCACGGGGTGCCGCTGACCCCCCCTGGGTGCTATTGGGTGCCACGGGGTGCCCTAGACCCCCTGAGTGCCATTGGGTGCCCCAGGGTGCTGCTGACCCCCCCTGGGTGCCATTGGGTACCCCTGACCCCCTTGGGTGCCATTGGGTACCATTGCCTGACCCCCCCGGATGCCATTGGGTGCCCCGGGGTGCCCATGACCCCCCTGGGTGCCATTGTCTGACCCCCCCGAGTGCCATTGGGTGCCCCAGGGTGCTGCTGACCCCTCCctgggtgccattgggtgccccGGGGTGCCACTGACCCCCTGGGGTGCCATTGTCTGAGCCCCCctgggtgccattgggtgccattgtCTGATCCCCCCTGGGTGCCATTGGGTACCCCGGGGTGCCGCTGACCCCCCTAGGGTGCCATTGGGTACCActgggtgccattgggtgccccGTGGTGCCGCTGACCCCCCTAGGGTGCCATTGGGTACCActgggtgccattgggtgccccGTGGTGCCGCTGACCCCCCTAGGGTGCCATTGGGTACCActgggtgccattgggtgccccGTGGTGCCGCTGACCCCCCTAGGGTGCCATTGGGTACCActgggtgccattgggtgccccGTGGTGCCGCTGACCCCCCTAGGGTGCCATTGGGTACCActgggtgccattgggtgccccGTGGTGCCGCTGACCCCCCTGACCCCGCAGGGCGcaggcggcggcggagcggtgCCGGGCGctggaggaggcggcggcggcgcacAGCGTGCAGCTGGACCAGCTGCGGCTGCAGGTGGCCAACCTGGAGACCGCGCTGCGCGTCGAGCGCCAGGGGGCCACCGAGGAGAAGTGAGCGAgcggggggtcccggggggggttgggggggtccctggcggggggagggggggctcgggtggggacccccccccaggGCTGACTCACCGTCCCGGCAGGTGGAagctggtgcagctgcaggtCGCCTATCACCACCTGTTCCAGGAGTACGACGCACACATCAAGGCCAGCATGGAGGGAGACAAGCGCAGCCAGGTGCGGTCCGGCGGGggtcccctccccccccatttcGGGTCCCTTTCGTCCCGTTTTGGGTCCCTCCAGGGGTCCTCGGCCCCATTTGGGGTCCCCACGCCCAGTTTGGGGTCACTCCGGGGGTCCTCAGCCCCATTTTGGGTCCTTCCATTGGTCCCCAACTCCCATTTTGGGTCCCTCCAGGGGTTCTCAGCCCCATTTGGGGTCCCCAACTCCCATCTTGGGTCACTCCAGGGGTCCTCGGCCCCATTTGGGGTCCCCAACCCCATTTTGAGTCACTCCGGGGGTCCCCGGCCCCATTTGGGGTCCTTCCATTGGTCCCCAACTCCCATTTTGGGTCCTTCCAGGGGTCCCCAACTCTTATTTTGGGTCCTTCCGGGGGTCCCCAACTCCCATTTTGGGTCCCTCCAGGGGTCCTCGGCCCCATTTGGGGTCCCCAACACCATTTTGTGTCACTCCGGGGGTCCCCAACTCCCATTTTGGGTCCTTTCAGGGGTCTCCGACTCCCATTTTGGGTCCCTCCAGGGGTCCTCGGCTCCATTTGGGGTCCCCAACTCCCATTTTGGGTCACTCTGGGGGTCCCCGGCCCCATTTGGGGTCCTTCCATTGGTCCCCAACTCTCATTTTGGGTCCCTCCAGGGGTCCTCGGCCCCATTTGGGGTCCCCAACTCCCATTTTGGGTCCTTTCAGGGGTCCCCAACTCCCATTTTGGGTCCCTCCAGGGGTCCTCGGCCCCATTTGGGGTCCCCAACTCCCATTTTGGGTCCTTTCAGGGGTCCCCAACTCCCATTTTGGGTCCCTCCAGGGGTCCTCGGCCCCATTTGGGGTCCCCAACTCCCATTTTGGGTCCCTCCAGGGGTCCTCGGCCCCATTTGGGGTCCCCAACTCTCATTTTGGGTCCTTCCAGGGGTCGCCAACTCCACTTTTGGTGCCCTTAGGTACCATTGGGTGACCCCaggtgccattgggtgccattggggtGCCCACGGGGTGCCATTGGATGACGTTGGATGAAGTGGGGTGCCCATGGGGTGGCATTGGATGATGTTGGGAGTTCTGGAGTGACCACGGGGTGCCATTGGATGCCGTTGGATGAAGTTGGGTGCCACTGTGTGGCCCTGGGGTGCCCACGGGGTGCAATTGGATGACATTGGGTGCCTATGGGGTGCCATTGGATGCCATTGGGTGCCCATGGGGTGGCATTGGATGACGTTGGATGAAgttgggtgccattgggtgccctGGGGTGTCCATGGAGTGCCATTGGGTGCCCTGGGGTGCCAATGGATGCCGTTGGGTGCCCATGGGGTGCCATTGGATGATGTTGGGAGCCCTGGGGTGCCCATGGGGTGGCACTGGATGATGTTGGGAGCCCTGGGGTGCCCATGGGGTGGCACTGGATGACGTTGGGTGCCCTGGGGTGC
Protein-coding regions in this window:
- the IKBKG gene encoding NF-kappa-B essential modulator, which translates into the protein ALRRGSAALRQRCEELQRLQSQRRAEREVLRGRAGQARALVEALRRERDEARRGRTGPYGVLLCLPCPYGVPPLPPQSPTAAAEVTPEVTPEVPSLGAAPPSPPRSEAGGFSAPQDPPAAPQELRSTAELQRRLAATEAELVAARQAQEAAELRAQEAAREAELQLQALRRQLEQDKAQVKAQVTSLLGELQESQSRLESSRRERGELEMRAQAAAERCRALEEAAAAHSVQLDQLRLQVANLETALRVERQGATEEKWKLVQLQVAYHHLFQEYDAHIKASMEGDKRSQGAARQLAEVTAQLQQAEEALAAKQELIDKLKAEAEQQRAALETVPVLQAQADIFAADFAAERAAREQLHAQREALQAALTQLQRQLRLEAEGAARARMEEMRKPPLGAAPPRRQFWGAPPSPRTAGFLLPQMSVQST